Proteins encoded in a region of the Phalacrocorax carbo chromosome 17, bPhaCar2.1, whole genome shotgun sequence genome:
- the PSPH gene encoding phosphoserine phosphatase isoform X2 — protein MASLLEMKEIFRNADAVCFDVDSTVIREEGIDELAKFCGVGDAVAEMTRRAMGGTVTFKAALTARLGLIRPSYEQVQKLISDNPPQLTPGIRELVSRLHQRGVQVFLVSGGFQSIVEHVASQLNIPTANVFANRLKFYFNGEYAGFDETQPTAESGGKGKVITHLKEQFHFKKVVMIGDGATDMEACPPADCFIGFGGNVIRKQVKEKAKWYITHFDELLKELEER, from the exons ATGGCATCCCTCTTGGAGATGAAAGAAATCTTCCGCAATGCTGATGCAGTATGCTTTGATGTGGACAGCACAGTCATCAGGGAAGAAGGCATAGATGAGCTTGCGAAGTTCTGTGGAGTCGGAGATGCCGTTGCAGAGAT GACCCGCAGAGCAATGGGTGGCACTGTGACGTTCAAAGCAGCTTTAACAGCACGACTAGGCCTCATACGTCCCTCCTATGAGCAAGTGCAAAAACTAATATCTGACAACCCACCTCAGCTAACACCGGGAATAAG GGAGCTGGTGAGCAGGCTTCATCAGCGAGGGGTCCAGGTCTTCCTGGTCTCTGGGGGGTTTCAGAGCATCGTGGAGCACGTGGCCTCGCAGCTGAACATTCCAACAGCAAACGTCTTTGCCAACAGGCTGAAGTTTTACTTTAATG GAGAATATGCAGGATTTGATGAAACACAACCAACAGCTGAATcaggggggaaaggaaaggttATTACTCATCTGAAGGAACAGTTCCACTTTAAGAAAGTAGTTATGATTGGAGATGGAGCTACAGACATGGAAGCCTGTCCCCCTGCT gacTGCTTCATTGGATTTGGAGGAAACGTAATCAGAAAGCAAGTGAAGGAGAAAGCTAAATGGTACATTACTCACTTTGACGAACTGCTAAAGGAACTGGAAGAACGATAA
- the PSPH gene encoding phosphoserine phosphatase isoform X1, with product MAQDGVQYCHSERDFILFPHSKKVPKRMASLLEMKEIFRNADAVCFDVDSTVIREEGIDELAKFCGVGDAVAEMTRRAMGGTVTFKAALTARLGLIRPSYEQVQKLISDNPPQLTPGIRELVSRLHQRGVQVFLVSGGFQSIVEHVASQLNIPTANVFANRLKFYFNGEYAGFDETQPTAESGGKGKVITHLKEQFHFKKVVMIGDGATDMEACPPADCFIGFGGNVIRKQVKEKAKWYITHFDELLKELEER from the exons ATGGCTCAAGACGGAGTGCAGTACTGTCACTCAGAGAGAGACTTTATCTTATTCCCTCACAGTAAGAAGGTTCCTAAAAGGATGGCATCCCTCTTGGAGATGAAAGAAATCTTCCGCAATGCTGATGCAGTATGCTTTGATGTGGACAGCACAGTCATCAGGGAAGAAGGCATAGATGAGCTTGCGAAGTTCTGTGGAGTCGGAGATGCCGTTGCAGAGAT GACCCGCAGAGCAATGGGTGGCACTGTGACGTTCAAAGCAGCTTTAACAGCACGACTAGGCCTCATACGTCCCTCCTATGAGCAAGTGCAAAAACTAATATCTGACAACCCACCTCAGCTAACACCGGGAATAAG GGAGCTGGTGAGCAGGCTTCATCAGCGAGGGGTCCAGGTCTTCCTGGTCTCTGGGGGGTTTCAGAGCATCGTGGAGCACGTGGCCTCGCAGCTGAACATTCCAACAGCAAACGTCTTTGCCAACAGGCTGAAGTTTTACTTTAATG GAGAATATGCAGGATTTGATGAAACACAACCAACAGCTGAATcaggggggaaaggaaaggttATTACTCATCTGAAGGAACAGTTCCACTTTAAGAAAGTAGTTATGATTGGAGATGGAGCTACAGACATGGAAGCCTGTCCCCCTGCT gacTGCTTCATTGGATTTGGAGGAAACGTAATCAGAAAGCAAGTGAAGGAGAAAGCTAAATGGTACATTACTCACTTTGACGAACTGCTAAAGGAACTGGAAGAACGATAA
- the NIPSNAP2 gene encoding protein NipSnap homolog 2, with product MAARVLLRRSLAGASAVPRLPPGGGLTLRGLVSSASRPREDSWLKSLFVRKVDPRKDAHSNLLAKRETSSLYKLQIHNVKPECLDAYNKLCQEVLPKIHEEKLYPCALVGTWNTWYGEQDQAVHLWRYEGGYPALNEVMSKLRQNKEFTEFRKERGNMLLSRKNQLLLEFSFWNEPVPREGPNIYELRSYQLRPGTMIEWGNYWARAIRFRQDNNEAVGGFFSQIGQLYMVHHLWAYKDLQTREDIRNAAWHKPGWDELVYYTVPLIQEMESRIMIPLKISPLQ from the exons ATGGCGGCGCGAGTGCTGCTGCGGCGGAGCCTGGCGGGAGCCAGCGCCGTGCCGCGCCtcccgcccggcggcggccTGACCCTCAG GGGGCTGGTATCTTCAGCTAGCAGACCTCGTGAAGACAGTTGGTTAAAATCGCTATTTGTTCGCAAAGTCGATCCAAGGAAAGATGCTCACTCCAACCTCCTAGCCAAAAGAGAGACCAGCAGTCTGTATAAACTACAGA TTCACAATGTAAAACCAGAGTGTCTAGATGCCTACAACAAGCTTTG TCAAGAGGTGCTGCCAAAGATTCATGAAGAAAAACTCTACCCATGTGCACTGGTGGGGACTTGGAACACGTGGTACGGAGAGCAAGATCAGGCTG ttcatCTGTGGAGATACGAGGGAGGTTATCCAGCTCTCAATGAGGTCATGAGTAAACTCCGTCAAAATAAG GAATTCACAGAGTTTCGCAAAGAAAGAGGTAACATGCTTCTCTCGCGCAAGAACCAGTTATTGTTGGAGTTTAGTTTCTGGAATGAACCTGTTCCCAGAGAGGGGCCTAATATTTATGAACTGAGATCCTACCAACTTAGA cCCGGAACAATGATTGAGTGGGGAAATTACTG GGCTCGTGCAATTCGTTTCCGACAAGATAATAATGAAGCAGTTGGAGGATTTTTCTCACAAATTGGACAGCTGTATATGGTCCATCACCTTTGGG CTTACAAAGATCTCCAAACCAGAGAAGATATAAGGAATGCTGCATGGCATAAACCTGGCTGGGATGAACTAGTCTATTACACAG tgcccCTTATTCAGGAAATGGAGTCCAGAATCATGATACCATTGAAGATTTCTCCACTTCAGTAA
- the MRPS17 gene encoding small ribosomal subunit protein uS17m: MSVPRGAVHAKWIVGKVIGTKMQKTAKVRVTRLVLDPYLLKFFNKRKTYFAHDPLQQCVVGDIVLLKALPERRSKHVKHELAEIVFKVGNVIDPITGKPCAGTRFLENLSDSESLTEADTTYLSEKLQELKVCSTDK; this comes from the exons ATGTCTGTACCACGTGGAGCTGTCCATGCAAAATGGATAGTAGGGAAAGTGATAGGAaccaaaatgcagaaaactgcCAAAGTACGAGTGACAAGACTTGTGCTAGATCCTTACTTACTAAAG tTCTTTAACAAACGAAAAACCTATTTTGCCCATGATCCATTGCAGCAGTGTGTGGTTGGAGACATTGTTCTTCTGAAAGCTTTGCCTGAGCGGAGGAGCAAACATGTGAAACACGAACTGGCTGAAATTGTTTTCAAGGTTGGAAATGTCATAGATCCAATAACAGGAAAGCCCTGTGCGGGAACCAGATTCCTTGAAAATCTGTCAGATTCGGAAAGTCTGACAGAGGCAGATACTACCTATCTAAGTGAAAAGCTTCAGGAACTTAAAGTTTGTTCAACAGACAAATAg